TGCTGAACGAAGGTTTAGAGCGTGGCAGTGTAGAATGTTTAATTAACATCAAACAAAGCGGAGCATCAAAGCCGGTAACCATTAATACAGATCTGTTGAAAGCTTACTATCAATCTGTAACAACAGTTGCTAATGAAATTAATGCACCTGTAAATGATTTATTAGCTGCTGTTCTTCGCTTACCTGAAGTTGTTATTAACTCTACAGAAATATTAAGTGAAGATGAATGGAAGCAATTTGAAAAATTACTGGGTGAAGCAATTGGTTTACTAAACAAACACAGAATAGAAGAAGGTAAAGCATTAGAAACAGATTTAT
This region of Thermococcus sp. M36 genomic DNA includes:
- a CDS encoding YicC/YloC family endoribonuclease, encoding MTGYGRAEKNIGDKTFLVELRSLNGKQFDLRLQIPALLKPYEFEIRNMLNEGLERGSVECLINIKQSGASKPVTINTDLLKAYYQSVTTVANEINAPVNDLLAAVLRLPEVVINSTEILSEDEWKQFEKLLGEAIGLLNKHRIEEGKALETDL